The proteins below come from a single Neospora caninum Liverpool complete genome, chromosome IX genomic window:
- a CDS encoding putative malate:quinone oxidoreductase, whose amino-acid sequence MAAALRFLNSALTPSRSVFASGRRTQVGPLFFTENARLRGACSRRFSSAAGGPTAAAADARKPAAPASQRSDASVGAAVGTPASPSRETGYSFSTGRHAADVYDVFVVGGGVTGTALLYELCKFTDLKKIGLVERRPSFAVVASCPRNNSQTIHCGDIETNYTVEKAKIVKRQADMLRNYATKLPPAERDMVVQKMQKMALAVGDAECEFMEKRFHVFKNLFTRMQFIDKKKIADVEPRVGMKNSHSLRPDPTCAIFIPDEHSAVNYYHLAASFVDQAKKHANGKQVDIQTSTELLDLQHDGDTFSIKTSRGTERARFVVVSACGQSLLLAQRMGYGLNFSCLPMAGSFYFAPEMLNGKVYTCQDPRLPFAAVHGDPDLVAVGKTRFGPTALPLPMLERYNASSISDFLRVINPDMNLVKVYLDLLGTSHMRNYVMRNFLFEVPKLNTTLFANDVRKIVPSIMPEDLTYAKGYGGVRPQLIDKEQKKLLLGEGKINPGTGIIFNITPSPGGTTCLGNAEMDMRAICKRLGANIDEKLFRQTLLEGEYSVTH is encoded by the exons ATGGCTGCCGCGCTCCGCTTTCTGAACAGTGCACTCACCCCTTCCAGGTCGGTGTTCGCTTCTGGGAGGCGAACACAGGTCGGGCCTCTTTTTTTCACTGAGAATGCTCGGCTGCGTGGCGCATGCTCTCGGCGGTTCTCTTCTGCGGCCGGAGGCCCCAcagcagccgctgcagaCGCGCGGAAGCCCGCCGCACCGGCGTCACAGAGATCAGACGCATCAGTTGGAGCGGCCGTGGGTACAccagcgtctccttcccggGAAACAGGCTACAGTTTTTCTACGGGTCGCCATGCTGCCGACGTCTACGATGTGTTCGTTGTTGGCGGCGGAGTCACTGGGACGGCGCTGCTGTATGAGCTTTGCAAGTTCACAG ATCTGAAGAAGATCGGACTAGTGGAGCGGCGTCCCTCCTTTGCGGTCGTTGCCTCATGCCCACGAAACAACTCTCAGACGATTCACTGCGGCGATATCGAGACGAACTACACTGTTGAGAAAGCAAAGATCGTGAAGCGTCAGGCAGATATGCTCCGAAACTACGCAACGAAGTTGCCTCCGGCGGAGAGAGATATGGTGGTCcagaagatgcagaagaTGGCGCTTGCGGTTGGAGACGCAGAATGCGAGTTCATGGAGAAGCGATTTCACGTCTTCAAAAACCTGTTCACCCGCATGCAGTTTATCGACAAGAAGAAG ATTGCCGATGTCGAACCACGCGTCGGAATGAAGAATTCCCATTCTCTGCGACCAGACCCGACATGCGCCATTTTTATTCCGGACGAGCACTCGGCGGTGAACTACTACCATTTGGCTGCCTCCTTTGTTGaccaggcgaagaagcacgCCAACGGCAAACAG GTGGATATTCAAACCTCGACGGAACTCCTTGACCTTCAGCATGACGGCGACACGTTCTCCATCAAAACAAGCCGGGGCACAGAGAGA GCTCGATTCGTCGTTGTCAGCGCGTGCGGTCAGTCGCTGCTGCTGGCACAGCGTATGGGCTACGGACTGAACTTCAGCTGTCTCCCGATGGCGGGTAGTTTCTACTTTGCGCCGGAGATGTTGAATGGGAAAGTGTATACGTGCCAAGACCCGCGACTCCCGTTTGCTGCTGTGCACGGAGACCCAGATCTCGTTGCAGTGGGAAAGACACGGTTCGGTCCTACCGCTCTTCCATTGCCCATGCTCGAACGATACAATGCCTCTTCCATCAGCGATTTCTTGCGTGTAATCAACCCCGACATGAATCTCGTCAAGGTGTATTTGGATCTCCTTGGCACGTCCCACATGAGAAATTACGTCATGAGGAACTTCCTCTTCGAAGTCCCGAAGCTGAACACCACACTCTTCGCCAAC GATGTGAGGAAAATTGTTCCGTCCATCATGCCTGAAGATCTCACATACGCAAAAGGTTACGGCGGCGTTCGACCTCAACTCATTGATAAAGAACAGAAGAAATTGCTGTTGGGAGAAGGCAAAATCAATCCAG GCACCGGAATTATTTTCAACATTACACCGTCACCTGGAGGTACGACGTGCTTGGGCAATGCCGAGATGGACATGCGTGCAATCTGCAAGAGACTGGGAGCGAACATTGATGAAAAGCTTTTCAGACAAACGCTTCTGGAGGGTGAATACTCCGTAACACACTAA